The Parvibaculaceae bacterium PLY_AMNH_Bact1 genome window below encodes:
- a CDS encoding SDR family oxidoreductase (Derived by automated computational analysis using gene prediction method: Protein Homology.), with protein MDLHLSGKRVLVTGSYRGTGQAIAKLFADEGAHVLVHGLEAGTAEPVAEDINAAGGKAEPVTGDIRTDDGAEQLAMEVDALGGLDILINNYGTADRASWATADSDAWHEAYDVNVLSAVRMVRHFIEPMKKAGWGRIIQLGTIGSTTPAARMPHYYASKGALHTLTVSLAKELAGTGVTSNIVSPGLIKTKEVEAWFMTLAKKNGWGVDWDEFEAKAMEEVTGGLTGRIARTEEVAALVAFVASPLADSITSTNFRIDGGSTAIVS; from the coding sequence ATGGATCTTCATCTCAGCGGCAAACGTGTGCTTGTTACCGGCTCCTATCGCGGCACAGGACAAGCCATTGCCAAACTCTTCGCAGATGAGGGCGCACACGTGCTGGTGCATGGCCTTGAAGCTGGTACAGCCGAACCCGTCGCAGAGGACATCAACGCGGCGGGCGGCAAGGCGGAACCCGTGACCGGCGATATCCGCACTGACGACGGGGCAGAGCAGTTGGCGATGGAAGTTGATGCGCTTGGGGGCCTCGACATTCTCATCAATAATTATGGCACGGCAGACCGCGCCAGCTGGGCGACCGCTGATAGCGATGCTTGGCACGAAGCCTATGATGTGAATGTTCTCTCGGCGGTGCGCATGGTCAGACACTTTATTGAGCCCATGAAGAAAGCAGGATGGGGACGCATCATCCAGCTCGGCACCATCGGGTCCACTACGCCTGCTGCCCGCATGCCGCATTATTATGCGTCCAAAGGTGCGCTTCACACGCTAACAGTCAGCCTGGCGAAGGAACTTGCCGGAACTGGTGTTACCTCCAACATTGTTTCGCCCGGTCTCATCAAAACCAAAGAAGTGGAGGCCTGGTTCATGACCCTCGCGAAAAAGAATGGCTGGGGTGTCGACTGGGATGAATTCGAAGCGAAGGCCATGGAGGAAGTGACTGGTGGCCTTACCGGACGCATCGCGCGGACGGAGGAGGTGGCAGCGCTCGTCGCTTTTGTTGCCAGCCCCCTTGCTGATTCCATCACCAGCACCAACTTCCGTATTGATGGCGGGTCTACCGCAATTGTGTCCTGA
- a CDS encoding glycoside hydrolase/phage tail family protein (Derived by automated computational analysis using gene prediction method: Protein Homology.), whose product MASVLLSAAGSAVGSAALPAGVNFLGANISGAAIGNAVGTIVGSLIDDELFGTSVTRDGPRLSDLDVQASTEGAAIPRVYGRVRLSGQVIWSTKFKETATTTSNNSGGGGGKGSRRAGNTVETTTYTYSVSCAIALCEGPITRIGGIWADGKLLDLSGLSYRTYLGTETQMPDSTIEAVEGAGNVPAYQGLAYIVFDDLQLANFGNRLPQLSIEVYRALSDVEQDIKAVTIIPGATEFGYDTQAFRRIFADGVSDAENTNNRIGLTDWQVSLNDLQATCPNVSAAALVVSWYGDDLRCGSCSLSPKVDRQDKATIPENWQVAGVGRGTAGEVSRVSGRPAFGGTPSDASVRRAIVDLKNRGLSVCFYPFILMDVPSDNGLPDPYGCTEQAAYPWRGRISIDPAPGFVGSPDKTAAVAADVAAFFGTASASDFSVTATGITYSGPQEWSYRRMILHNAALCVWAGGVESFLIGSEMRGLTQLRDGAATYPAVAELKALASEVRALLGPTTKISYAADWSEYFGHHPADGSGDVFFHLDPLWSDSNIDFVGIDNYMPLADWRDGHTHLDADTGVTNIYELDYLKSNVNGGEGYDWYYASAADRDNQHRTPITDGAHGKPWVYRYKDLQNWWSNTHVNRPGGVESGGATNWVPRAKPIRFTELGCPAVDKGANQPNVFVDPKSSESNLPYHSNGIRDDYIQRRFLEAHLTSWQDADVNPVSPIYGGRMVDTNHLYIWTWDARPYPSFPSLTSVWSDGDNWQLGHWITGRLGAVPLVLLVPEIAKAGGDVPLDAGNLTGTVDGFVIDRILSPRQAIEPLMLAHFFDAVESEGVVQFHHMGKASSLSLTAADLAVEEGSARAGFTLTRGQETELPFAAKLTFLDAQAAYRQAAVEARRATVSSQRVSMAALPMVLTQADAQRIAEIWLQNTWVKRERASLALPPSRLALDPGDVVTLDLGHRMVDYHLTGLSDEGAIEAEAVKTDASVFGILAAPDRVQPAETVSSFGPPDVTFLDLPLLSGEQVAHAPFIAATAVPWPDSVALYRSATGSGFALDRVVDVPATMGRTLTALPAGPASRWDRANSVEVRLTSGELQSVSEQALLNGANLAALETAPGVWEVIQFGQADLIDVNTYHLSHLLRGQAGTEQAMAETLEPGARFVLLDEAVQQIGLSSAERGLAVHFRYGPGQYGIDHETYATEVHAFDGIGLRPLSPVHIKGRRNETGDIDLSWVRRSRLDGDSWAGLDVPLGEEIEAYEIDVLEGGNVKRTLAASTMSTVYTSADQIADFGSGDFPTLDLEISQLSQAFGRGTSRKVTLHV is encoded by the coding sequence GTGGCTTCCGTCCTCCTAAGCGCGGCAGGGTCCGCCGTCGGATCTGCAGCTCTGCCAGCAGGCGTGAATTTTCTCGGCGCGAATATTTCCGGCGCCGCAATTGGCAACGCTGTCGGCACAATCGTCGGGTCGTTGATTGATGATGAGCTCTTTGGCACATCTGTTACCCGAGACGGACCACGTCTGTCAGACCTTGATGTTCAGGCGTCCACCGAAGGAGCGGCCATCCCGCGGGTGTACGGGCGCGTGCGCCTGTCCGGTCAGGTGATTTGGTCGACAAAGTTCAAAGAGACAGCCACGACGACGTCAAACAATAGTGGCGGTGGCGGCGGCAAGGGCAGCCGCCGTGCAGGAAATACCGTAGAAACGACCACCTATACCTATTCTGTCTCCTGCGCGATCGCTCTTTGCGAAGGACCCATTACCCGTATTGGGGGCATCTGGGCTGATGGCAAGCTGCTGGACCTGTCTGGACTTTCTTATCGCACCTATCTTGGAACGGAAACGCAGATGCCCGACAGCACCATTGAGGCTGTTGAAGGTGCTGGCAATGTACCAGCCTATCAGGGCCTGGCTTACATTGTGTTTGATGATTTGCAGCTCGCCAATTTTGGTAACCGCTTGCCGCAGCTGTCAATCGAGGTGTATCGAGCGCTCAGTGATGTTGAGCAGGACATCAAAGCCGTCACGATCATCCCTGGTGCAACGGAGTTCGGTTACGACACACAAGCCTTTCGGCGGATCTTCGCCGACGGTGTCAGTGACGCTGAAAACACGAACAATCGCATAGGATTGACTGACTGGCAGGTGTCCCTGAATGACCTGCAGGCCACATGTCCGAATGTGAGCGCCGCAGCACTTGTCGTGAGTTGGTATGGTGATGACCTTCGCTGTGGGTCCTGTTCCTTGTCTCCAAAGGTGGACCGTCAGGACAAAGCGACCATCCCCGAAAACTGGCAAGTGGCAGGAGTAGGGCGCGGCACGGCAGGGGAGGTCAGCCGGGTCAGTGGACGTCCGGCCTTTGGTGGTACGCCGTCTGATGCTTCTGTCAGGCGCGCAATTGTAGATCTTAAAAACCGAGGTCTCTCGGTCTGCTTTTATCCGTTCATCCTGATGGATGTACCCTCAGACAATGGCCTGCCCGATCCCTATGGCTGCACTGAGCAGGCGGCTTACCCCTGGCGGGGGCGCATTTCGATTGACCCGGCGCCAGGCTTTGTAGGCTCTCCAGACAAGACGGCAGCTGTGGCAGCAGATGTTGCAGCTTTCTTCGGGACCGCGTCAGCGAGTGATTTTTCTGTGACAGCCACAGGCATCACCTATTCCGGTCCGCAGGAATGGTCTTACCGCCGGATGATCCTTCATAACGCAGCGTTGTGTGTCTGGGCCGGCGGCGTTGAATCCTTTCTCATCGGATCAGAAATGCGCGGCCTGACGCAGCTGCGCGATGGTGCTGCGACATACCCTGCAGTTGCTGAACTGAAAGCGCTTGCCAGTGAGGTGCGCGCATTGTTGGGGCCGACGACCAAGATTTCCTACGCTGCCGATTGGTCTGAATATTTTGGTCACCATCCCGCAGACGGAAGTGGCGATGTTTTCTTTCATCTCGACCCGCTTTGGTCTGATAGCAATATCGACTTTGTCGGCATCGACAATTACATGCCTCTTGCCGATTGGCGGGACGGCCACACGCATCTTGATGCGGACACAGGCGTCACAAATATTTATGAGCTCGACTATCTGAAGAGCAATGTGAACGGTGGCGAGGGCTATGACTGGTACTATGCCAGTGCCGCGGATCGCGATAACCAACACCGGACCCCCATCACAGATGGCGCACACGGGAAGCCGTGGGTCTATCGGTACAAGGATTTGCAGAACTGGTGGAGCAACACCCATGTTAATCGGCCAGGTGGTGTAGAAAGCGGCGGTGCCACAAATTGGGTGCCCAGGGCAAAGCCCATACGTTTCACAGAACTTGGCTGTCCTGCGGTCGATAAAGGCGCCAATCAACCCAATGTCTTTGTCGATCCAAAGTCGTCTGAGAGCAATCTGCCTTACCATTCAAATGGAATACGTGACGACTATATCCAACGCCGGTTTCTGGAAGCCCATCTGACCTCTTGGCAAGACGCTGATGTAAATCCCGTTTCGCCGATTTACGGCGGGCGCATGGTCGATACCAACCATCTCTACATCTGGACCTGGGATGCGCGCCCGTATCCTTCCTTCCCCTCTCTCACGTCGGTCTGGTCAGACGGGGATAACTGGCAACTCGGGCATTGGATTACCGGTCGATTAGGCGCGGTGCCTCTGGTTCTTCTTGTGCCTGAAATCGCAAAAGCGGGTGGGGACGTGCCCCTGGATGCAGGAAATCTCACGGGAACGGTCGACGGTTTCGTTATTGATCGCATCTTGTCCCCGCGCCAGGCAATTGAACCCCTGATGCTCGCGCATTTCTTTGATGCGGTGGAAAGCGAAGGTGTTGTTCAGTTTCATCATATGGGGAAGGCGTCTTCTCTTTCTTTGACAGCGGCTGATTTGGCGGTTGAGGAGGGATCGGCGCGTGCAGGCTTCACGCTCACCCGTGGTCAGGAAACCGAATTGCCGTTCGCCGCGAAGCTCACGTTTCTGGATGCTCAGGCAGCCTATCGACAGGCAGCGGTGGAAGCCCGTCGGGCAACAGTCTCATCGCAGCGTGTCTCTATGGCGGCTTTGCCCATGGTCCTTACCCAGGCTGACGCTCAGCGCATTGCCGAAATCTGGTTGCAGAACACCTGGGTGAAACGGGAACGTGCTTCTCTGGCGCTGCCGCCAAGTCGGCTGGCGCTTGACCCAGGCGACGTGGTGACACTCGATCTCGGGCACCGAATGGTGGACTACCACCTCACCGGTCTCTCTGATGAGGGAGCAATCGAGGCTGAGGCGGTGAAGACCGACGCAAGTGTGTTTGGCATTCTCGCAGCACCCGATCGTGTGCAACCCGCAGAGACCGTATCGAGTTTTGGGCCACCTGACGTGACCTTTCTCGATTTGCCATTGCTCAGTGGCGAGCAGGTGGCGCATGCGCCGTTCATTGCCGCAACTGCGGTGCCATGGCCGGACAGTGTCGCACTCTATCGAAGCGCAACCGGCTCCGGTTTTGCCCTCGACCGTGTGGTGGATGTGCCTGCTACCATGGGTCGAACGCTGACAGCGCTTCCTGCCGGTCCGGCAAGCCGATGGGACAGGGCAAATTCAGTTGAGGTGCGCCTGACGAGCGGCGAATTGCAATCTGTCTCCGAGCAGGCGCTTCTCAATGGGGCGAACCTCGCTGCACTGGAAACAGCGCCGGGTGTCTGGGAGGTGATCCAGTTCGGGCAAGCAGACCTGATTGACGTGAACACCTACCACCTGAGCCATTTGCTGCGCGGCCAGGCGGGCACAGAACAGGCGATGGCGGAAACGCTTGAGCCTGGTGCCCGGTTCGTCCTCTTAGATGAGGCCGTACAGCAGATTGGTTTGTCGTCCGCGGAGCGCGGCCTAGCCGTTCATTTCCGCTATGGGCCCGGCCAATATGGCATTGATCATGAGACATATGCGACAGAGGTACATGCCTTTGACGGTATTGGCCTGCGTCCACTATCGCCTGTTCATATCAAGGGAAGGCGGAATGAAACCGGTGACATTGACCTTTCCTGGGTGCGGCGGTCTCGCTTGGATGGCGACAGCTGGGCCGGGCTCGACGTGCCTTTAGGAGAAGAGATCGAAGCCTATGAGATTGATGTGCTCGAAGGGGGAAACGTGAAGCGCACTCTCGCGGCGTCAACCATGTCGACTGTTTACACCAGCGCCGATCAGATCGCTGATTTCGGCAGCGGCGATTTTCCAACCCTCGATCTTGAGATCAGCCAATTGAGCCAAGCGTTTGGCCGTGGCACCAGCAGAAAGGTCACTCTCCATGTCTGA
- a CDS encoding DUF2793 domain-containing protein (Derived by automated computational analysis using gene prediction method: Protein Homology.), whose translation MSDTTHLALSFVQAAQAQKHVTVNEALSRLDALVHLSVESATETAPPGSPAEGARWIVADGASDGWGGEDGKVAAYIDGAWMFLTPKAGWQAWVAATRTMLIYDGGAWVGGPAGTVAALTGNGAATCIETLETNHTIVAGTTNDTALIIPDRAIVLGVTGRVLTDITGPASWTLGVGVDPARYGNTIGLLAGSTVNGVSGTPTAYYGATPVSVTGTGGDFTGGSLRLALHYLALDVPAT comes from the coding sequence ATGTCTGACACAACGCATCTTGCCTTATCTTTCGTGCAGGCGGCTCAGGCACAAAAGCATGTGACCGTGAATGAAGCGCTGAGCCGTTTGGACGCGCTGGTTCACTTAAGCGTCGAAAGTGCGACAGAGACAGCGCCACCAGGGTCACCCGCAGAGGGTGCCAGATGGATTGTCGCCGATGGGGCCTCGGATGGGTGGGGTGGAGAAGACGGGAAAGTCGCCGCCTATATCGATGGGGCCTGGATGTTTCTCACCCCCAAGGCCGGATGGCAGGCATGGGTCGCGGCGACCCGAACCATGCTGATCTACGACGGGGGTGCCTGGGTCGGCGGGCCTGCGGGCACAGTCGCAGCTCTTACCGGAAATGGGGCCGCAACCTGCATCGAGACCCTCGAAACCAACCACACAATTGTTGCAGGTACCACCAACGATACTGCGCTCATCATTCCAGACCGCGCCATTGTTTTAGGGGTGACGGGGAGGGTGCTGACCGACATCACAGGTCCTGCATCCTGGACTCTCGGGGTTGGCGTCGATCCAGCCCGGTATGGCAACACCATTGGCCTCCTCGCTGGCAGCACCGTGAATGGAGTAAGCGGAACCCCCACCGCCTATTATGGTGCAACGCCCGTCAGCGTGACCGGGACCGGTGGTGATTTCACCGGCGGCTCCCTCCGTCTCGCGCTTCACTATTTGGCGCTGGATGTACCCGCTACGTGA
- a CDS encoding hypothetical protein (Derived by automated computational analysis using gene prediction method: GeneMarkS-2+.), with translation MICGRDLIVLGAAVAHFGRGLDNDVLTAISWALLNRRTQYTPDADGSVPVAESWAATLLSDPLEQETAKALAAFTRVLAGGVADPTDGACRFHCHDETPKWADKMDIRAIVGPYLFYAPISKGLEKS, from the coding sequence GTGATATGCGGCCGGGATCTGATCGTTCTGGGAGCCGCTGTGGCGCATTTCGGGCGTGGCCTGGACAACGATGTTCTGACGGCGATCAGCTGGGCGCTACTCAACCGGCGTACACAGTACACCCCAGACGCTGACGGATCAGTGCCCGTCGCCGAAAGCTGGGCTGCGACACTCTTGTCCGATCCGCTGGAACAGGAAACGGCGAAGGCGTTGGCCGCATTTACGCGGGTTCTAGCGGGCGGCGTCGCAGACCCGACCGATGGCGCTTGCCGCTTTCACTGCCATGACGAAACTCCCAAATGGGCAGACAAAATGGATATTCGCGCAATTGTCGGGCCCTATCTCTTCTATGCCCCTATATCGAAAGGCCTAGAAAAGTCTTGA
- a CDS encoding hypothetical protein (Derived by automated computational analysis using gene prediction method: GeneMarkS-2+.) — MRRMSFVVLLMAVTMMIFLAGVRVGVQYASHINERTPIFASLEH; from the coding sequence ATGCGCCGCATGTCTTTTGTCGTCTTGCTGATGGCTGTCACGATGATGATCTTCCTGGCAGGTGTCCGCGTTGGCGTCCAATACGCCTCGCACATCAATGAACGCACACCGATCTTCGCGTCTCTTGAGCATTAG
- a CDS encoding acyl-CoA dehydrogenase family protein (Derived by automated computational analysis using gene prediction method: Protein Homology. GO_function: GO:0016627 - oxidoreductase activity, acting on the CH-CH group of donors [Evidence IEA]), protein MQTFRFDPCRLPPEAEALRGEVRAFLSDALTDIPPVVRAQTWSGYDPEFSKKLGAKGWIGMTWPKKYGGHERNALERYVMLEEMLAAGAPVGAHWIGDRQSGQLLLRFGTEEQRQMILPKAAKGELLFCIGMSEPDSGSDLAATRTKAEKTDGGWIVNGTKLWTSNAHNAHYMIALFRTNFDPDNKHAGLTQFLVDLTTPGITIRPIKDLTGNAHFNEVVFEDVFVPDNMMVGSEGNGWTQVTAELAYERSGPERYLSSFLLLTELIRELGRTGDTSADAEIGRLVAHLVTLRQMSVSIAGLLEAGENPIQEASVVKDLGALYEQELPVKAHELAGVEPMVGTGSDYAQVLGFLTQASVSFSLRGGTREILRGIIARGLGLR, encoded by the coding sequence ATGCAAACGTTCCGATTTGATCCCTGCCGGTTGCCGCCGGAAGCCGAAGCGCTTCGAGGCGAGGTCCGCGCGTTCCTGAGCGATGCTCTGACGGACATTCCACCAGTGGTCCGTGCGCAGACCTGGAGCGGCTACGACCCGGAATTCTCCAAAAAACTCGGCGCCAAAGGCTGGATCGGCATGACCTGGCCAAAAAAATATGGCGGCCATGAACGCAACGCGTTGGAACGCTATGTGATGCTGGAAGAAATGCTGGCCGCTGGGGCCCCCGTTGGCGCGCATTGGATCGGGGACCGGCAAAGCGGACAATTGCTGCTGCGCTTCGGCACCGAAGAACAGCGCCAGATGATCCTGCCCAAAGCTGCAAAAGGCGAACTGCTTTTTTGTATTGGGATGAGTGAGCCAGACAGCGGGTCCGATCTTGCCGCCACGCGCACCAAAGCCGAAAAGACAGACGGCGGATGGATCGTCAACGGCACCAAACTCTGGACATCGAACGCCCACAATGCGCACTACATGATTGCGCTCTTCCGCACAAACTTCGATCCTGACAATAAACATGCGGGCCTCACCCAGTTCCTGGTGGACCTGACGACACCGGGCATCACCATTCGCCCGATCAAAGATCTCACCGGCAATGCCCACTTCAACGAAGTCGTCTTTGAAGATGTCTTTGTGCCGGACAATATGATGGTGGGCAGCGAGGGCAATGGCTGGACGCAAGTCACCGCCGAGCTCGCCTATGAACGAAGCGGCCCGGAACGCTATCTTTCGAGTTTCCTATTGTTGACAGAATTGATCCGCGAGCTCGGACGAACTGGGGATACGAGCGCTGACGCTGAGATAGGACGGCTGGTCGCCCACCTCGTCACGCTGCGCCAAATGTCAGTCTCAATTGCGGGGCTCTTGGAAGCTGGTGAAAACCCGATCCAGGAAGCTTCCGTGGTGAAGGACTTGGGCGCTCTTTATGAGCAGGAGCTTCCCGTGAAGGCCCACGAGCTTGCAGGTGTTGAACCGATGGTCGGCACCGGATCCGACTATGCACAAGTGTTGGGCTTCTTGACGCAGGCGAGTGTGTCTTTTTCTTTGCGCGGCGGCACCCGCGAAATTCTGCGGGGCATTATCGCCCGTGGCCTTGGACTGCGGTGA
- a CDS encoding DUF2460 domain-containing protein (Derived by automated computational analysis using gene prediction method: Protein Homology.), whose protein sequence is MAFHEVRFPLEVGFGSSGGPERRTEIVTLGSGHEERNSPWADSRRRYDAGYGIRSLEDLHTVIAFFETRHGRLHGFRWKDRADHASGAYGAPVTSSDELLGTGDGANTAFTLTKHYASGGETYVRTIAKPVEGTVRVAVDGVEQALASNFVLDATTGVVIFLSGHEPAPGQNVTAGFEFDVPVRFDTDFLDISLTGFDAGDIPSIPIVEIRV, encoded by the coding sequence ATGGCATTCCATGAAGTTCGCTTTCCGCTTGAAGTCGGTTTTGGCTCTTCAGGCGGTCCGGAGCGGCGTACGGAAATAGTGACGCTTGGCTCGGGTCACGAAGAACGCAACTCACCCTGGGCTGATAGCCGCCGGCGGTATGATGCGGGTTATGGCATTCGGTCCCTGGAAGACCTGCATACCGTGATTGCTTTTTTTGAAACCCGCCACGGGCGGTTGCATGGGTTTCGCTGGAAGGACCGCGCCGATCATGCGTCCGGTGCGTATGGGGCACCGGTGACATCCTCCGATGAGCTTCTGGGAACGGGTGACGGCGCCAATACGGCCTTCACTCTCACCAAACACTATGCCTCCGGTGGGGAGACCTATGTGCGAACCATTGCAAAGCCTGTGGAGGGCACTGTGCGTGTTGCGGTCGATGGCGTGGAACAGGCACTGGCCTCCAACTTTGTTCTGGATGCGACCACGGGCGTTGTCATTTTTTTGAGCGGACATGAGCCTGCACCTGGTCAAAATGTGACAGCAGGCTTTGAGTTCGATGTGCCCGTGCGCTTCGACACAGACTTTCTCGATATTTCTCTCACAGGCTTTGATGCCGGTGACATCCCTTCCATACCGATCGTTGAGATCCGCGTTTGA
- a CDS encoding phage tail tape measure protein (Derived by automated computational analysis using gene prediction method: Protein Homology.), which produces MEFESFDVRRLSSDVAGLRAEFDATASASGRLGKEAKTAFAGITREGDRASRVGQDLQRSLGSAFDDLVMGGRSLQDVLKSLAVDLAKLAAQDIFGTGVGGGRSGTSGSVLGDLFGSILTPNTKGNVFSQGSPLMGPVQAFAKGGVLSDPTLFSMRGGVGLAGEAGAEAILPLARGADGKLGVASRGNGQALNITFNVTATDAASFKRSESQIATMLQRTVSRGNRNL; this is translated from the coding sequence ATGGAATTTGAGAGTTTCGATGTGCGGCGATTGTCGTCGGACGTGGCCGGCCTTCGTGCGGAGTTTGACGCGACAGCGAGTGCCAGCGGACGGCTCGGCAAAGAAGCCAAGACCGCCTTTGCGGGCATCACACGAGAAGGGGACCGTGCCTCCAGAGTGGGACAGGATTTGCAACGCTCCCTTGGATCAGCGTTCGACGATCTGGTGATGGGCGGGCGGTCGTTACAAGACGTATTGAAATCCCTCGCGGTCGATCTCGCAAAATTGGCGGCACAGGACATTTTTGGAACCGGGGTTGGGGGTGGTCGATCGGGAACCAGCGGGTCAGTATTAGGAGATCTGTTTGGATCAATCCTGACACCCAATACCAAAGGGAATGTGTTTTCTCAGGGGTCACCTTTAATGGGCCCTGTGCAGGCCTTTGCAAAGGGGGGCGTGCTGTCCGACCCAACCCTTTTCTCAATGCGGGGTGGGGTAGGGCTTGCCGGTGAAGCGGGTGCTGAGGCGATCCTGCCGCTTGCCCGTGGCGCGGATGGAAAGCTTGGTGTGGCATCGCGAGGAAACGGCCAAGCCCTCAACATCACTTTCAATGTCACTGCGACCGACGCGGCAAGTTTTAAGCGCAGCGAAAGCCAGATCGCCACGATGCTTCAGCGCACGGTCAGTCGCGGCAATCGCAACCTTTAA
- a CDS encoding DUF2163 domain-containing protein (Derived by automated computational analysis using gene prediction method: Protein Homology.) produces the protein MKSLSPDLQAHLESGATTLCSCWKLTRRDGVLLGFTDHDRPLSFDGTLFEAAAGFTASSISSSSGLAVDNLDVLGALSSDHLEDGDLAAGLYDDADIEIWRVNWQATAQRVLMRKGNLGEISRGPTGFTAEVRGLSHRLNQPTGRLYQYACDADLGDARCGVSLNQSTFTGTGSVVSVSDNREMTVTGLDAYSDAWFTRGLLTFTSGVNQNEVLEIKRHSKRAGAVVLEVWHAPAQAIEDGVTLSVTAGCNKQFQTCRAKFTNAARFRGFPHMPGNDFALSYPVLGHNNDGGSQV, from the coding sequence ATGAAATCTCTTTCTCCTGATCTCCAGGCGCATTTGGAGAGCGGCGCGACCACTCTATGCTCTTGTTGGAAGCTCACGCGACGTGATGGCGTGTTGCTGGGCTTCACAGATCACGACCGGCCTCTGAGTTTCGATGGCACATTGTTTGAGGCCGCAGCAGGCTTCACCGCAAGTTCCATCTCATCATCCAGCGGCTTGGCCGTGGACAATCTGGATGTTTTGGGGGCGCTCTCGTCAGATCATCTGGAAGACGGGGATCTCGCTGCGGGTCTCTATGACGATGCGGACATTGAAATCTGGCGGGTGAACTGGCAGGCAACCGCCCAGCGGGTTTTGATGCGCAAAGGCAATCTTGGCGAAATCAGCCGAGGGCCTACCGGGTTTACCGCTGAGGTGCGTGGCCTCTCCCATCGTCTGAACCAGCCGACTGGGCGTCTTTATCAATATGCCTGTGATGCAGATCTGGGCGATGCGCGATGCGGTGTTTCTCTAAACCAAAGCACATTCACCGGCACCGGTTCGGTCGTGAGCGTCTCAGACAATCGAGAGATGACTGTAACCGGGTTGGACGCCTATTCAGACGCATGGTTCACCCGAGGGTTGCTGACCTTCACTTCCGGCGTCAATCAGAATGAGGTGTTGGAAATAAAGCGCCACTCCAAACGGGCAGGCGCGGTCGTGCTGGAAGTGTGGCATGCGCCCGCGCAAGCTATAGAGGACGGCGTGACCTTGAGCGTGACGGCTGGGTGCAACAAACAATTTCAAACCTGTCGCGCGAAATTTACTAACGCGGCAAGGTTTCGCGGCTTCCCGCATATGCCCGGAAACGACTTCGCGCTCTCTTATCCGGTGCTCGGCCATAACAATGATGGGGGCAGCCAGGTATGA
- a CDS encoding NlpC/P60 family protein (Derived by automated computational analysis using gene prediction method: Protein Homology.), with protein sequence MTGDITPVQIVDCARRWIGTPYRHQASKCGVGADCLGLIRGVYRDLYAQEPETPLAYTPDWAEVPGLDGTRTETMAEAARTHLVELDKAEAEPGDVLLFRMTPGAVAKHAAVKSFEGRMIHACSGRAVAEVHMGTWWPRHLAFAFRFPGELD encoded by the coding sequence ATGACCGGTGACATCACGCCAGTTCAAATCGTTGATTGCGCGCGCCGCTGGATTGGTACGCCTTATCGCCATCAGGCAAGCAAATGTGGCGTGGGAGCCGACTGTCTTGGTCTTATCCGTGGTGTTTACCGGGACCTTTACGCGCAAGAGCCGGAGACACCACTAGCTTACACGCCCGACTGGGCAGAGGTGCCGGGTCTGGATGGCACGCGAACCGAGACAATGGCGGAGGCGGCCCGCACGCATCTTGTTGAGCTTGATAAAGCAGAGGCAGAACCCGGCGACGTGCTTTTGTTTCGCATGACACCCGGCGCGGTGGCCAAGCACGCTGCGGTCAAAAGTTTTGAGGGTCGGATGATCCATGCCTGTTCCGGACGTGCTGTCGCGGAGGTGCATATGGGTACTTGGTGGCCACGCCACCTCGCCTTTGCATTTCGATTTCCAGGAGAACTTGACTAG